Part of the Sander lucioperca isolate FBNREF2018 chromosome 1, SLUC_FBN_1.2, whole genome shotgun sequence genome is shown below.
TTTGCTTTGGCTTCGTAACTTTTGACTGCACAACTGCCACTTCACTGAGCTTGAAACCACAGGCCCAAGCCTTTGAAACTAAACATAAACACAACTTTAGTTGCACTCCCCTGTTAGTGGATACATATTGAATGTGTTCAGTGTTCTGTCTTACCTGTCTCAGATATCAGGGAATCAGATGACATACGAGTGCACGATCGGGTCAAAGGACGTCTGGGGATAAAGTCCTCATCGCTGGCCTGGCCCTGCTGGGAACCTGAACCGGCAGGTTGTCTTTCTCCCTGTCCAGTCAGCAGTGTTGGTCTCCTGGAAGCATTGTTTACAGCAGCACCTCTGGGCTCCAGACTGTCCACACAGGCAGGACCAGAACTGTGCCTCAGCCCAGTCTCCCTTGTGCAACTGTCCCCTGTCTGTGCTCCAGAGGGGCCCTCTGTGCTGTCATTAGTCCTGCCAGTTCCTGTCGCTCTGTCAGTGGTTGCGGTTGCTCTGTGGTTGGTCGCCACCACTGTCCTCCCACATCCACCCCCCTGCCTGGGTGTGGCTGCTCCAGGTCCTACCCTGCCCGCAGATCCAGTCACTGGCCTCACTCCAGTCCTTGCCGTTGCCCCAGCACTCCCCGTGCCCCGTACTGTCCCACTGTCAGCAGTAGTCTCCACAGTTTCAGTAGCAATTCCTTTACCGCTAGTCCTCCTGCTGTTGTCAGCAGCAGCCTTCATGTCTGCCTTGATCTGTTCACTGGTCACCTGACAGCTCTTCTCACAGCTGCTTTCTAACACCTGAGGCTTTGTCTGATCTACCAAGACTGCCACTGATACAGCCACATTGTTGCTCCGCCTTAGAGGAGTCTTACCTttacctgaaacacacacacacacacacacacacacacacacacacacacacacacacacacacacacacacacacacacacacacacacacacacacacacacacacacacacacacacacacacacacacacacattaaaaaaacaagctcttgtgcttttcatttctttaaatTTAAGTGAGTTTCTCCTGTTCTTTCAGCCACATATTTGTATGTTTGGCCATATGCTGGAtggttttatacttttttttttattgaacaagAAAGGTTAGACTTTTTACTTTCACATATGCCCTCATACTGTAGCTGTGTTACTGACCCCAGGCTACACCAACAACCTAATGTGACATTTTATGGTAAGCCCAGCACAACACACTGTTGTGACTGCTGGGTGTGTTCTGTGTTGTGCTGACACCTTCTGTACAGGAAGCTGGCTGCTGCAAACAGGAAGCTGGCATCAGCCTTGAAACAAGGCCTTCCTCTTCCTCGCTGTCCGAGTCAGAGATGACCAGTGGGGGCTTCGGAACCGTGGCACCAGCTGGTCTGCACTGCTGGACTAAACCACTGGGACCTGGAAGTGTGAAGGACATATCAGCAGAcataataatatttatttatttatttttatataaagtaaagcTTTCTGATTTTATAAAATGGGAAGTTAAGAGTGTATGTATGAgcacaaaaacagtttttttttgtctacaaCACTTTTCATAACCTCTGTTAATTATCAAAACAGAGCAGCTCCAAACCTGCTTGCTCCTCATCAGGAGGTTGTGGTGTTCCAGCTGGTCGACTGGGCCCTGGAGCCACGTCAGCTTGTTCAGCTCTCACCTCCCCTTCTGCTCCTTTCAGATCTATTTGAGGCTCAGCCTCCATGTTCTCCTCCTCCAGCATTAcctcctcctcgtcttcctcctcttcatcctcaaTCCCATTTACCTCCACTGGTGCTGTGAAAACAAACATAACGCCTTACTCACCTTCACCGAGTAGAAACCTGCTCCCATTTGTTTATTTGTCCGTTAACATGATCTCTTAAAAAACGGTTGACGGAACTGAAAGCAATCTTCTAAACACACTGCTTACAGATTTTTGGTTTCTGGCTTTTAGGTGGCACAACAGTAACATGTCAAATTTAAATTGCCATGAGTCTGACTCACTTCATATTTGTACAGAGCACTAATAATCTCAGACAGGATTCAGGTGTGCTTCTTTTTACAAAATGTGCAATATTTGCCCTTGCTATGTTTCTGTGGAATGTTTTGAAAAGATTGCTGgttataacttttatttaataattcaacttaagtcaataataaaagaaaacgtGAAGGTTTCTAAATAATTCAGATGCTAAAATCCAGGATAGTATGAGCTGCTGTGTTGTGATTGCTGCTGCACCACTGAATAAGAATGCAGGTGGGACTTGCcattgtgctgctgctgctgctgtctttggttgttgttgttgatgttgttgttgatgttgttgacaggtggaggagcaggaGGCAGGTTGGCCTCAttattgtggtggtggtggttgttgttgttgtcgttgtcATTGTTGGAGTTCTGGTTGCTGACCAGTGCTGAGGACACACCAATACCAGTCCCTGCACTCAGGCCTACCCTGGCACAGCCCTGTCACAGACAAATAATGCATAATATGCATCCATGATAAACATGTAAATAGGCTATACAATCTATTTCTTAACTACTAATTAAGTCCTAACTTTGAACCAGCAAGCTGCGTTTTAAGCtgatctttttttctgcttgtggagaGCTACGGGACACGTGAAACTACATCGATGAGGAGTGGACTTGTGTCAGTCCCGCATGCGGTTTAgtaaagtggctgcatgtgcacaaaacatcaacaccggtacaagcctacaacTGTCCGCAGAcacggtgaactgagactccatttcctgcttgtcggtcaacgtttaatgatcggttaacatttaatttcattgtgctttcttttggaaggctggctgccaaaaatcgccacttactaactaattaattagcctgagttaaactctagctatcagtaaacagttGTGGTGTGCGATACTGCAATATCtggtatcgatccgataccaagtaaatacacgGCCAATATCGCCGATACTGATACTTTTCAATAATTAACGAGAATtaattttcatgacctttagCCTAAGTGTTTTGTGATTTTACATTTGGATTATAAGTTAAAACCAAGGACAGAATTTTCATATGCTTGTATAAATCTGTTGTGTTACAGCCTTTTTACAAGTTATACAGCTTGCCGCTGTTTCATTTTTggcctgaaaatatagccacactgcgctcctcttcctctctaccattcttctgctccgtctctgtcctgcttgtgtgtgtgtgtgtgtgtgtgtgtgtgtgtgtgtgtgtgtgtgtgtgtgtgtgtgtgtgtgtgtgtgtgtgtgtgtgtgtgtgtgtgtgtgtgtgtgttggccgcTGCCGGCCTCTGCCGGGCCTGGCTggttgcttgcttgcttgcttgcttgtttgcctggcgccgctgagtcacgtgacggtacaacatcaaatcacaagaggggaAGCAAAGTGTGCCTGCTCCGCGCTTTGACAGGACTTGACCACCTTAAAGCAGCGGCACTtacacagacagccaggtcacctctttgatgaaaccgcagcaGTGCATACTGGAGAGGCACTGAAACTAAAGTATCAATCTTATTATACgggtattgatcaatatcaataccaacatTGTCATCGATATTATAgatatttggatcgatccgCCCACCACTAAAAAACAGAAGGTAGTGGCTGGTGgctggtgtgtgcgccagtgtttgtATGTGCGTGTCGGCCATCCCCCGCATTTGGCAACTGGCGCGTGTTAATTTCGGACCCTGCACACGTGGTtgaatgtttttaaggagaaagtaggctTATCAACAGAAATGAATTATCGAAATGATCATCTGTTTGAAAAATACGTCGATAACCGCTTCAgaatttttcgattaatcgtccagccctacatCTGCACATAcaccaacttttttttaatcagataAGCTATCAGGCACACATCCACAATTCACATTAAAGACAATTTCTTTGtatattgttaaaaaatgtagtGTTTCCGCTAATAATTACATTCACTTAGTACTCTACTGCGTATTCTAAGTGGGCACTACAACTGCTGATAACAACTCATCAAGCATCATGCATTTGCGCCACAATTAATGCATCTTGATGTGAAGGCAGTGGTAGGCCTGTACTGTCATTGTCAAAAGGGTTGACAAAACTAGAATTatacattttctgctttttgcATTGTTGACAGTTATTTTCAAAACCATTGCATGGGCAAAATAGTTTTTACATGCTTAACAGACCTCAACACATGGGGGAACGGCTTGGAAAACGAGTACGGACCTAAAGAGCATGAAGTTTAGGAGGTTGGTTTAGGCTTAAtgacaaagaaagaagaaaaaataaatcccAGTCCCACACAGGTGAAGTGGTTTGATGAAGAGCTGCAGAAGCATGTAATAAATGTGTGCTGTGGTATGGACAGTGACCAGGACCAGCACAAATAGTTTTATTAATTAGCGgttaacaaataacaaaaaaacctaaaaaaaaaggtaattgtCATGTTGATTTTTAATTCAAAAAAGATTAACGGAAGTAGCTTTTCAGGATAATTGTCCCTTGCCTTTCGCTGTCTGTGTGGGCAATAATTGTAgagatttacaaagaatttactatctaactgagacgttttgggaccaattggGGGGACTGCTATGGACGACGAAAATTAAGTTTaatcatgtatccagctaatttgaatagttcactttactgtaatgttattgactgaacagttaacttcatttaataatgtattactgtatgtggcgttttcttatgcggggtgcaaatgttgaAGTTCTTTCCGtggactattttgcagagccactgtcgcTGCATCCGGAGTTTagcgcccaagacaattgtgatcggtttaaagaaatgcacacgacccaaagagttttttttctcctatccaagAATGTAGGTATAGAGGAGCCAGACCTTACGCCACAGGGATGTGGAGCTCTGAAAACGTGAGACTACCTTTTGTGTGACGGTAGAACGTTACCTGCGGAAACATTGGGTGTTTATGCAACTTCAGGGTAGAGGATTGTGATGTTTATTACAACTTCAGTAATATCTACGGCCTTGCATTTGACATATAACAAACTGAATGTCAGCAAGACTGAGGAGGAGCTTCTACCctctagcctggttgacaccagacccttctcagttgtaactgagagtgggtctggggaaggttcattcacagcccatttccaaaggggcatcACCAACGGCCACCGCCGCCGAAATGGGCTTGGGTGGcctcttggccagacggacttgcagagcaaatctcaaatttgcccgAATAACGTCAGGCAACAAGGATCCTAAATGAGGACACTGCCTAAGACGGTGTAGGGTATAAGTGGGATTCtgagtgtgagtgtctgtgtgttcataAGCATACTATTTACCTTGGGTGGTTCTCTAAACATCTGGTCCAGAcagataaactccagactggGGAGTAACTCTATGAACTGGGAGAAGGATTCCAGTTTGATAGCATGACAGCGAACCAGTGTGAGATCAACAAGGCGACTCCATCTGGACTGATCTGGGGACGGGGTTAAGCAGACAGATAACAGCTACACAGAGCACAACAGCACTTCTCAAAGAGTGAGAGATGAAAGCAAAATGAAGGTTCTACTCTGTATCCAGTACCTTCTTTTATTATATAGAGAAACTGAGCTCACCACAAATATATGGGCATTCATAATCAGGCCATTTGTGAAATAAGGCAAGTAGTGGTGTGATTTACCTGTGATCCAGTGGTGAGGGTTATGCAGGTGAGGACAGTTGTAGATGAGCAGGTATTTAATATTAGTGAACACCTCGTTCACCACCTTTATGCCAATGTCAGTGATGATGCCTGGGTTTTCAATGACATCAGCCAGACCGTATTTCACCAGCTCTGGATGACTCATCTTACCTGCATTTATGAACACACAAGATGTTGCATTTTTATTAACACACCTGTAAACAAACTTAATTCAACTCAACTTATTCAATTCAAGATACTAGAAATTTGACTTAAATTTCAGAAAAGTTGCAATTTTTTActacagatttttaaaagtttaattGATGACAATTTATTGCAAATTATCGTACCATgtatttcaattgtaaaatgttTAATAAAAGCTTAGGTGAGTAGTACATTCATTTgggtctgtctctctttccgtTTCTCTTTCGAATATCTCGAGAACCGTTCATccgatctacttcacacttggcagATGTATTGCTTGGGACCCAAGGATGTGCATCTTCCAATTCGGTGCAATTTTAACGCGCGACACGTTCAATAGCCTGAATGCCGAATTTCACCGAGTGCGTTTCTGACCACGTGTAGCCCTGACTTGGGTGTGCTATTCAGGGCCAGATTTAGTGGTTTGGGGCGTCTTGCTTTACTTTCCAACCTTCCTGTAACTGGGAATGTCGGTATTGGCAATGGTAGAACATGTactctaaacttttttttttttctgaagtaaaACTATTAATACCGCACaattaaagtcctgcattcaaaggtTTACTTAATGTCTGTTCACGGGGGAGCTTTCAACTCTAATATAATGCTGGATagtttaatgaataataatgtatcgtattttaattgttatatttttggagtaaaatctgaatctgcaatgtAACCAGCAATTTTTCGATGTAAAATGTAGtcgtacaatgttttcctctaaagtagaagtacacagtaagtcaaAAGTATACAGTTGAGTTGCATACTTTTTTAAGTGCTTTGGGGGCCTTTTGTAGGTTGTTTCAGGGTACAGTGAGTTAGAATAATAacataatcaatatttttcatATCTAAACATAATAATAAATCTATAACTGTTTGGGACCCTTTAAGTTAGGGGGCCCCAGGCAGGTGCCTACATTGCATTGGTGTTTTTTCCCCACGAGTTCCACCTTGTTTCTGACCGCGAGTAGCCAAAACTTGGGTGTGTGAAGCAACTAAgtcatggcaggtgtattgctcaggACCCAAGGAAGCATGATGTCGAGTGAGACAAAAAGCTGCAAGCAGGCACTTTTTCAACTGGCACTGCACTAGTATATCAACAAAAAAAGTGGAGGAAGTACAGGAGATTATATTTGAGGGAAGGAACTAACATTGCAGCAGAAACTCATCCACATATCCTAGATGAAGTGTCTCAAACTGAGGAAACTCTAGTTCAGCCATTTTGAGAGCTGAGAAGACTCCATCTTTGGTCAATGAAGGCTGGATACGCAGCTCGTGAAGCCTgttgaacacacacaaattatgtAATTAAATGAAGCCATTGAAACAATATTCTGCAACTGACAACCTTTTCTGCTGTTAGGGGAcgttaaaaacatgaatgttgaGTTTTCTATCATTTGAATGTTTGTAGAAAACTccaaaatgtaactttaaaggggtgatagaatgcaaaaccgagtttaccttgtcatagttgaattacgacagtttggtgggtaaaaaGGACATACAGAGAATCTtaaagtcccattgacacctctttcctctgcaaatctcacaatttgaaactgcctctgaaaacgggcgaatctcaacaaagctaaaagttgacgtcaactcctcaactcctaccttatttggctctacctTCTATCTTTTtaacgccccaaaatttacatgGGCCACTGACTGATCTGGGACCAGTTTGTCTTGTGAATCTAGGTTGTGCAGATCTCAGAAgttttatacattgttcatctgctatttcatcactaaattcacttgagacttttttatacaagaaatcaactatgttgAGGTAAAACATGTGCctttttacgaaaattgatggctaattgcaaattttgtccgactgtgtgttggagttcagcggccggtgctgctgGGTTGCTGCATCGCCACAcggcctgtcctccttcacagaccccggcccgctgagaggtagatggagctccgtcagggcagctccatacccgcgcaaagtcaccgtttctgggttactggaccaTTAaatgccgctgccctgacagagctccagggcctgcaacTCGCTGCTCTTCCTCCCCtgttcctgctaaatggccagtGTGTCTGAGTGATAACGCGgccagcgagcttgttacggccgcaatctcttaccacaggttccagttaatcttataatggatatgtgtgttgagttattttaacaaacgatcggggaaataaacgcctcttgtccgcgagtctcactGATAGAGCCCGCggtgagctggatggagctctatcaatgagagctagctaggctcctcctaacgagacctcggaaaattcacaaaaaaacattaaattgaaatcggacaagctttgtaagaccttagggtagctgtgatatacatgccgtgacgaaattcaaagtgtaaatatactatagttatgccgaaagtgtagcggcgatcttttcccataggattgcattgggacacatagcctagctagcagctcctcctaacgagacccctcaaattcacaaaaatgccttaaattgaaatcggacagaagtgttagctttgtaagaccttagggtagctgtgatatacatgccgtgacgaaattcaaactgtaaatatactacaGTTATGCCGAAAATGTACCCGGGGTCTGTGAAaggacaggccgggcggcgaggcagcaacccaggcagcaccggccgctgtcatgGAGCTcatgaactccgacacacagtcggttacacacagtttacatagttgatttctcgcataaaaaaagtctcagaagtgaatttagtaatgaaatagcagatgaacaatgtataacattgcagtgtctgaaatatgagacctgctatCTCGTCTCTACTGTaggtgtatgtggttcgctcaaccaatcagcgggcagctcatctaaatattcatgagcataccatatttggaagaaaagctctcgttccaaatagggccaaaaCACAGGGAGCATTAGGACCCATAGAAtagcacccgggccattttcagcccaaccaatgttacataccctattaggagaccttatgGAACAGTgcgaaataccctatataatcagtctatcacccctttaagtaaATGTTGTAAATATATGGATAGCAAGATAATGCTGTGATAATTATTCTGACATCATTTTGTATACAGAATATACTGCCCACATGTATTGTGCCACTGTTTATGAGAAGCTTCCATGTAAAACTGGATATTAGACAATCTCACATACTGTAATTATCTCTGTACTTCTTACTTACCACATTATCTTCGATTACTCTTtactagtgatggccaaatgaagtctcatgaaccattttatTCATTTCCTGAGCCAACTAGATGGTGCTCTTGGTTTAAAGGTTAAAGGAACAGCAATTTAGCGTGCTTTTAATCCTTTGTTGATcaaagagcgccatctagtgggtttacaaaataaatgaaatgtttcaCGAAACTTCATTTGGCCATTCCTATACTTCACCCTGTTCAGTGACTGAACAATGTCTCCAACATTTGCCCACAAGATGATACTCTTtgcatttttgctttaaaaacatAAGCTGTATATAGACACGTTATTTTTTCCTCTCAGTTAGTTTAAGAAATGGATGACTTGCTGAGCACCTGCGAGCCGCAGTGATGATGAGGTAGCCCAAGTCCACTTCCAGAGCGTTCTTACAGGCTCCAAACACAATGGTGTGGAGGTTCCGAAATCCTCCTggagatacacatacacagtatCACAGAGAACAAACCAAAAGGTGTTAACACTTAAACAAAGGTGAGGGCGTTGGGTGCATCTGCCAGCATTTTAGTTAGATATCTGAAATCCCAAATGGTATTTAGAGGATCCAAATCATCTGTCAAATACAAATGAGAGTGGAAAATGATTGTCATTGGGAATAATTGAGCATAAAGAAAGCACTAGGAGCCTAACGCTggctacacactggatgcgtggtgtttctgttgcgtgtcagttgcgtggtggctgcgtggcgttttctgtctttgcacaccagaaacgtctctgacgcggcgctgctgctgctagccttgtctgtaaacatgtatgtttccctctGATAAACTGCATTCAAGctgtagtatacttcatgttaaacataaatatatactgatttgattacagcaaagacaacatcggtagtattgacggcaaaataggctacagaatatttcgttctgtattgacaggtgcaatattttaaaatcgataattattatttatttttttttaatttcatttatatctgcatttatgtcaaaacctagagactttcaaacatcaaaatgtcattaaatgtatcaaaatgacatataaacatattttcctattccattttgaatggaaacgcttccaacacgcttgcgtgtcgcgtgaaaaataggcgtcggtcctatttctagtaTGCACGCGTTTCCGGCGCGGCTCGAACCACGACTGGGACATgcatgtcacgcaggcagtgtgcaagctctaacctgttaacatgggagccgaaataaaaacgggcacgccacgcagctgacacactcccgccacgcatccagtgtgtagccggcctacgGAGAAATAGGAATAAAAATGGTGCACACAATACGTAACACAGTCCGACAGTATAAAATCCTAACCCACATAAATAAGTCACAATTTCTTAAGCAGGACCTGAACTATTTTAATACTGTGCCATAGTGCTGGGCGATAGGACGACATATATAGTCAAAACCATATAAAAATGTCTAGTCACATATTTTTCTATATTGTTTCTATCGCAATGTCAAAAAGACAGCAGCCAACCTGCATTACGGCAATATTTATGTCATTTGGACGACGCTTTACATTTCAATACTTGCAcattttatgttcattttgcactaaAGTTCTTAATAAATGAGTAAGTACTCAAGTCAAGTATTTAATTCACATAAGAGTATACAAGAAAAGGGTTTtccatgtggttatttcatataaaatattatatttattgatTTACCAGAAAACATATATCGTGACATGTACCATTATCGAAATATGAAATTACCTATATCGGGAAAAAAGACACATGCAGTGTGTTAACATTAACTCCCACAGCAGTAATCTGAATAAACGTTAATGGGAACAGGACACATAACTGATAAAGATGTAACTAATGAAACACTTCtgtaaaatactgtacatattacTCTAGTAAAACCCAaactaaaggccctgacacagcAGGCAGACGGCAAAGATCTAGTGGCGCCGAAGGCCAACTGTGGCGTCACCTCATGTCGCCTGTGTCTTGTCCAAAAAGTTACAACTGAACACACTGAAAAGACTACGAGTCGCACCATGCCAGCAGGTGCTGGTAATCTATTTGTCATTCAAAAAGGGAAACCGGATACAAAACGTTGCTATTATACATAAAACAAAGCAGTGTTTGCTCGAAAAAGCCAGCGTCAGCCAGAGCCCACTGTCCCTCGGCTTCATTCGCCGCCGGGCAACAGCGGACACTGATAACAGatggttacagaaaatgagccgaacaaagttgtcactcatctggcgatagcacTGTGTTTTTCTACGCTGTGACAAGACTGTGTAAATGAAAGGTTAAGTTGTTGAATTTTATTAATTCAGGGGccggctagttagctagcttgggCAACGGTCAATCATCGTTGGCCCTACTTTGACCAACAGCCAACCGTCTCCCTGGTGTATCAGCACCTTTAGGGACATTTATAGACATGTTTTCCTAACCTGATCTCCAGCTGTCCTCCACCACATGTTGGATCAGCCCTCCCAGGAAGGGAACTCTCACCAACTCCAGCTGCTCCAGGTTCCGGGCTGATGCTAAACCAGTAACCAGGGGAACATATTTGAGGGAGTTGGTTGGCCCTGCACAGTTCCGCATGACAAAGGTTCTCAGGCTTACACACAGAAAGTCCTTAAACGGCTGGGGTTTGGTGAGACGGACCCACTTCAGGTAAAGGTGGCGCAGCATGGACACACAGGGGATCTCTGGGACATTGACacctacaacaaacaaacactatGTGAAGTACATcaatacagtatttgtcaaaCCTTAGGTGACAAAGCATGGTCCCCAAGGGACTTCGGAGCCAACAGGCTTGTTTAATCATCACAAACTAACAGGAGCTGATTCATATCCAGTATTTCTGATTAGTTTACTACATTGTATTCCAGCTGTCATGTGGAGGCAGTAGCAGGAACTGTCAAGTTAGTTGTGATCCTACTCACCCACTAGATGTAGAGTCTGGATCTTTGCAGTAATGGGGATGGTCAGTTTGTTTTCAGCAGGAATGGGAAAAGCCCCATTACGGTTGCGGAACTTTCCCAGTATATGAACCTGGGGCATGTAGTTCCATATGGCTTCCACCAGCTCCAGATGGGAGGTCTCCACACCCTGAAATTAGGTCAAATAAGGTTATTTCACACAAAACGTAATCATAATTCAAGGCCCacttaatagtttttttttttttttcatttaacccTATCTTACAGTTTTCCTAAGTAGATAGAGTATGCTTAGCTGTAATGGTGTTTGTTTACTTCTCATCTCAATTCACTGAAGAAGACTCCAACATGCAGTTAAAAGCTTTGAATATATCTAGTAAGTGCAAGTGTGAACATACATTCTTAACCGTGGAAACAGTAGTTTGACAAAAGaaaatttaaagcagccatattatgctcattttcaggttcataattgtattttaaggttgtaccagaataggtttacatggtttaattttcaaaaaacaccatatttgtgttgtactgcagtgctctctctcactgctgcagatcctcttttcagctggtctctgttttagctacagagtgagacctcttttcttcttctgtactatctttgattgcactgcacatgcccagtagctcagatgtagatcatgtcagctagctagctccatagacagtaaaagaaaggctgtttctacaactttggtcagttacaaggcaggattagctgggagacttctaaatgagggcgcacatgttcttttgtagattatggtgaacttgtgtatgttgtagcagtgctttgctattgagaacgaggtagcatgctagcgttagccatagcgttagccatagcgttagcatgctaacgctacgagctaatggttgcggttagcctgctcgttttggcttgtgacgtcacaagccgtgtcgattttgaacagctcacccagagactgaaggcaggacacattcagaaaccgtatctcactctaaacagcatttttcaaagtttgtatgtgtgtggaagcac
Proteins encoded:
- the fbxo38 gene encoding F-box only protein 38 isoform X2, with the protein product MGPRRKATKLQPAVVGSGGVELVLRPSEPKDYINELSHEVLCHIFRYLPMKDIMCMECLSRKLREAVTLYLRVVKVVDLCAGRWWEYMPSGFTDSSFLLLLKKMPDLEQLYGLHPRYLERRRVRGYEAFSIPGVLEALQVCPNLLGVETSHLELVEAIWNYMPQVHILGKFRNRNGAFPIPAENKLTIPITAKIQTLHLVGVNVPEIPCVSMLRHLYLKWVRLTKPQPFKDFLCVSLRTFVMRNCAGPTNSLKYVPLVTGLASARNLEQLELVRVPFLGGLIQHVVEDSWRSGGFRNLHTIVFGACKNALEVDLGYLIITAARRLHELRIQPSLTKDGVFSALKMAELEFPQFETLHLGYVDEFLLQCKMSHPELVKYGLADVIENPGIITDIGIKVVNEVFTNIKYLLIYNCPHLHNPHHWITDQSRWSRLVDLTLVRCHAIKLESFSQFIELLPSLEFICLDQMFREPPKGCARVGLSAGTGIGVSSALVSNQNSNNDNDNNNNHHHHNNEANLPPAPPPVNNINNNINNNNQRQQQQQHNAVEVNGIEDEEEEDEEEVMLEEENMEAEPQIDLKGAEGEVRAEQADVAPGPSRPAGTPQPPDEEQAGPSGLVQQCRPAGATVPKPPLVISDSDSEEEEGLVSRLMPASCLQQPASCTEGKGKTPLRRSNNVAVSVAVLVDQTKPQVLESSCEKSCQVTSEQIKADMKAAADNSRRTSGKGIATETVETTADSGTVRGTGSAGATARTGVRPVTGSAGRVGPGAATPRQGGGCGRTVVATNHRATATTDRATGTGRTNDSTEGPSGAQTGDSCTRETGLRHSSGPACVDSLEPRGAAVNNASRRPTLLTGQGERQPAGSGSQQGQASDEDFIPRRPLTRSCTRMSSDSLISETDLPSARPRVAVRRKRMADKSTSTSDPVTEDDHVQILSLKSKNLVGITLTNCGITDLVLKDCPKMMFIHATRCRVLKQLRVESAPIVNRFDYAQCKKLDMEQVLDQILRMPPERNRIIYMRPMHQIDSVALERQLFQGPYPYHIAIVHEFSNPPNIRNKVRIRSWMDTIANISQELIKYEFFPEATRTEEDVKKYPKYPWGRDIYTLEGVVDGAPYSMVTDFPWLRTLRAADPNSFARYDFEDDESTTIYAPRRKGQLSADICMETIGEEISERRQSKRGVFQRVVVLFLHHCDTPGEPVEDDYI
- the fbxo38 gene encoding F-box only protein 38 isoform X3, which produces MKDIMCMECLSRKLREAVTLYLRVVKVVDLCAGRWWEYMPSGFTDSSFLLLLKKMPDLEQLYGLHPRYLERRRVRGYEAFSIPGVLEALQVCPNLLGVETSHLELVEAIWNYMPQVHILGKFRNRNGAFPIPAENKLTIPITAKIQTLHLVGVNVPEIPCVSMLRHLYLKWVRLTKPQPFKDFLCVSLRTFVMRNCAGPTNSLKYVPLVTGLASARNLEQLELVRVPFLGGLIQHVVEDSWRSGGFRNLHTIVFGACKNALEVDLGYLIITAARRLHELRIQPSLTKDGVFSALKMAELEFPQFETLHLGYVDEFLLQCKMSHPELVKYGLADVIENPGIITDIGIKVVNEVFTNIKYLLIYNCPHLHNPHHWITDQSRWSRLVDLTLVRCHAIKLESFSQFIELLPSLEFICLDQMFREPPKGCARVGLSAGTGIGVSSALVSNQNSNNDNDNNNNHHHHNNEANLPPAPPPVNNINNNINNNNQRQQQQQHNAPVEVNGIEDEEEEDEEEVMLEEENMEAEPQIDLKGAEGEVRAEQADVAPGPSRPAGTPQPPDEEQAGPSGLVQQCRPAGATVPKPPLVISDSDSEEEEGLVSRLMPASCLQQPASCTEGKGKTPLRRSNNVAVSVAVLVDQTKPQVLESSCEKSCQVTSEQIKADMKAAADNSRRTSGKGIATETVETTADSGTVRGTGSAGATARTGVRPVTGSAGRVGPGAATPRQGGGCGRTVVATNHRATATTDRATGTGRTNDSTEGPSGAQTGDSCTRETGLRHSSGPACVDSLEPRGAAVNNASRRPTLLTGQGERQPAGSGSQQGQASDEDFIPRRPLTRSCTRMSSDSLISETDLPSARPRVAVRRKRMADKSTSTSDPVTEDDHVQILSLKSKNLVGITLTNCGITDLVLKDCPKMMFIHATRCRVLKQLRVESAPIVNRFDYAQCKKLDMEQVLDQILRMPPERNRIIYMRPMHQIDSVALERQLFQGPYPYHIAIVHEFSNPPNIRNKVRIRSWMDTIANISQELIKYEFFPEATRTEEDVKKYPKYPWGRDIYTLEGVVDGAPYSMVTDFPWLRTLRAADPNSFARYDFEDDESTTIYAPRRKGQLSADICMETIGEEISERRQSKRGVFQRVVVLFLHHCDTPGEPVEDDYI